The Bos indicus x Bos taurus breed Angus x Brahman F1 hybrid chromosome 11, Bos_hybrid_MaternalHap_v2.0, whole genome shotgun sequence genome includes a region encoding these proteins:
- the PTCD3 gene encoding pentatricopeptide repeat domain-containing protein 3, mitochondrial — translation MASVASARWLRVSCGLCVPLTARRAGPCGRTHSSRFYSGSAAVPKDEGADIAGTEEVVIPKKKTWDKVAVLQALASTVHRDTTAAPYAFQDDPYLIPTSSVESHSFLLAKKSGENAAKFIINSYPKYFQKDIAEPHIPCLMPEYFEPQIEEISEAALQERIKLKKVKASVDIFDQLLQAGTTVSLETTNSLLDLLCYYGNQEPSTNYNFQQHEQTEELEEAEEGDNMKSKKKAGHQLGVTWRARNHAERIFALMPEKNAHSYCTMIRGMVKHRAHTQALSMYTELLNNRLRADVHTFNSLIEATALVVNAKFEEKWNNILDLLKQMVAQNVKPNLQTFNTILKCLRRFYAFGKLPALQTFREMKAIGIEPSLATYHHIIQLFYQHESPSKGSSLIIYDIMDEITGKTFSPKDPDDDMFFQSAMRVCSSLRDLELAYQVHGLLNTGDNRKFIGPDPRRNFYYSKFFSLLCLMEQIDVTLKWYKDLIPSVFFPHSQTLIDLLQALDVANRLEMIPQIWKDSKEYGHTFRSDLKEEILMLMARDQHPPELQAAFADCAADIKSTYESQDARQTASEWPANSLNYIAILFLRAGRTQEAWKMLGLFRKHNKIPRNELLNEFMDSAKASSSPAQAVEVVKLANSFSLPICEGLTQRLTADFTLSQKQKEALGDLTALTSDSESDSDSDTSKDK, via the exons GGATAAAGTGGCTGTTCTTCAAGCACTTGCATCCACGGTGCACAGG GATACCACAGCTGCACCTTATGCATTTCAGGATGATCCTTACCTCATACCGACATCCTCTGTGGAATCT CATtcatttttgttggcaaagaagtCCGGAGAGAATGCAgcaaaatttattattaattcatatcccaaatattttcagaaagacATAGCTGAACCTCATATACCG TGTTTAATGCCTGAGTACTTTGAACCTCAGATTGAAGAAATAAGTGAGGCTGCTCTGCAGGAACGAATCAAGCTCAAAAAAGTCAAAGCTTCTGTGGACATATTTGATCAGCTTTTGCAAGCAG GAACCACTGTATCTCTGGAAACAACTAACAGTCTCTTGGATTTGTTGTGTTACTATGGAAACCAAGAACCCTCCACTAATTATAATTTCCAACAACATGAACAAACAGAAGAGttg GAAGAGGCTGAAGAGGGAGATAACATGAAGTCTAAGAAGAAGGCTGGTCATCAGCTTGGAGTTACTTGGAG AGCCAGAAACCACGCTGAGAGAATCTTTGCTCTGATGCCTGAGAAAAATGCACATTCTTACTGCACAATGATTCGAGGAATGGTGAAG CACCGAGCTCATACACAGGCATTAAGCATGTACACTGAACTATTAAACAACAGACTCCGTG ctGATGTGCACACCTTCAATTCATTGATTGAAGCAACAGCATTGGTGGTGAATGCGAAATTTGAAGAAAAGTGGAATAATATATTG GACCTGCTGAAACAAATGGTTGCACAGAACGTGAAGCCCAATCTACAGACTTTTAACACTATTCTCAAATGTCTCCGAAGATTTTATGCATTTGGAAAATTGCCAGCCTTACAGACCTTCCGGGAAATGAAAGCCATCGGGATAG AACCCTCACTTGCAACATATCATCATATTATTCAGCTGTTTTATCAACATG AAAGCCCTTCAAAAGGATCCTCCCTCATCATCTATGATATCATGGATGAAATAACAGGAAAGACGTTTTCTCCAAAGGACCCTGATGACG ATATGTTTTTTCAGTCAGCCATGAGGGTT TGCTCTTCTCTCAGAGATCTAGAACTTGCTTACCAGGTCCATGGCCTTTTAAACACTGGAGACAACCGGAAATTCATTGGCCCCGATCCTCGCCGTAATTTTTATTA TTCCAAGTTCTTTAGTTTGCTTTGTCTAATGGAACAAATTGATGTCACCTTGAAGTGGTATAAGGACCTGATACCTTCA GTCTTCTTTCCCCATTCCCAAACATTAATAGATCTTCTCCAAGCATTGGACGTAGCCAATCGACTAGAAATGATTCCTCAGAtctggaaag atagtaaagaatatgGTCATACTTTTCGCAGTGACCTAAAAGAAGAGATTCTGATGCTCATGGCAAGGGATCAGCACCCACCAGAG CTGCAGGCGGCATTTGCTGACTGTGCTGCAGACATCAAATCGACTTACGAAAGCCAAGATGCTAGACAGACTGCTTCAGAGTGGCCAGCCAATTCTCTGAACTACATAGCCATCCTCTTCTTAAGGGCTGGGAGAACCCAGGAAGCCTG GAAAATGCTGGGGCTTTTCAGGAAACATAATAAGATCCCCAG GAATGAGTTGCTGAATGAGTTTATGGATAGTGCCAAAGCATCCAGCAGCCCTGCCCAGGCCGTTGAGGTTGTTAAGCTGGCAAATTCCTTCAGCTTGCCTATTTGTGAGGGCCTCACCCAGAGGTTAACTGCTGACTTCACCCTCAGCCAAAAACAGAA ggaagccctgggagacCTAACTGCACTGACCAGTGACAGCGAGAGTGACAGTGATAGCGATACCagcaaagacaaataa